From the genome of Natronococcus sp. CG52:
ACCTGTTTGAGCGGACGAATGCAGCTCTTTTTACACGTTGACGTACTGGTTCTCCCACTCCCGTCGTTCCTGAATTACGTCCTCTCCCGCGTCGTTGATGGCGTAGTAATTCGTTCGTCTATCGAGTTCACCCTTCTCGACTAGCTCCTTGTTGACAAGCGTGTCGAGGTTAGGGTACAGCCGGCCGTGATTAATCTCGCTCTCGTAATACCCCTCGATTTCCTCCTTGATGTCTTGGCCGGACGGCTCGTCGGCACCTGCGATCACGTACAGGAGGTCTCGTTGGAAGCCGGTGAGGTCGTCCATCTCACGAGAGTATTCAACGATGCTGTATATGGGTTCTTTGCACACTGAATTGTATGTTTGTGCGCTGTGAAAGTATAATAGTGAATATTTTAATGTGACGTTATCTGAATCGCTGTTCAACATCTTCTCTGGATCTCATTCTAAGTAGAATCGGAACTACCCCTGTAGAATACCTTGGGTAGAGTCCACGGCATGTTTTGACCAATTGATTTCTAACAACAGAGAGGGAGGCTACAATTCAGATAGCCACGTGATTGATCAGTAGTAGGAGATCACTGATTCGGGAACGTGATCGCTCGTGTACGTGACATCAAGACTGCGCCGACGAGCAAAGATTATACAGAAACAGACGTGAATATTCACCAGTTCCGTTGGAGTCGACTCGTATACGTCAAGAGACTCGTGAAAGTTATCTAGCTCTCGGCAGGCGGCTTCAACCTGTTCGACGTCATGGTTCGCGATACCTGTCACTGCTGTCACGAGATTCACATCTCGCTTCGCGTAGATTGTTTGCTCATCCATCGCGTCGAACTTCGATTGGGCCGAGTCGCAGTACTCGCTGTGTGACTCGCCGAGAACGAACGCTGCAAGCGCTGCTACTGCATCGATGATCAAGGCGTTCTCCCAACCGCGGCACTCTTCGAGAAACGAGAGGGATGCCCATTCGACGACCTGCTCTGCCGCTTCGAGGAGAACATCATCGTTGCCTGCGAATGTTGCGAGTTGCATCGCTGTGAGCGCATCAATCCAGGGTTTTGCACCGAGCGAGTCTGGTGGATCAGACGGATCGAGCCTGCCTTCTGCAACGAAGCGTGCGTATTGCAGGTAGTCTGGCGCTGCTGCGGTGGCCCACATCCGCGCTTTGTCAATCTCACCAATACCGAGATATGAGAGGATGACGTCTCTCGCACCGCCTCGGCCGCCATCTACAGCGTCTAGCAGATCACCTGTCTTCGCTTTTTCATTGTCGATGGTCTCATCAACGATGTCTCGCAATCTGCTTCTGTCAGTCATGAATTATCGTATCCTCAGGAAACTGTAAATGTATCCCCAATTTTTACAACCTCTACGCTGTCGACCGTAGGTAATGTGCTGTCGCTTGGGTTCCGGAGGGAATCGGCGTTTGCCAGATTATCCGAAACGGACGCGTCCTGATACGCTACGAACTCTGTTTTGATTTTATCTTGGTTCACCCGTACGTCGACTCTGTCGCCGTTACGCATGGTTGTGATGACGCCTTGATCTTCGAGTGCTTGGAGAAATGCTCTCTTTTCCGCGGTATCAGCGTTCTGACCGAGGTCATCCATCTTCTGTTCGATCCAATCTTCACTCAACTGCTGGCCGTTATTCGTGTTCTCGAGATCGCTGCGAACGACATTCGTATTCTTTCCTCTCACCTTCGTTTCAATAACAACCAAGTTTCCATCGCTGTCGATCGCTAAACTGTCCACGCCGGTCTGACTACTACCGAAGTCGTATGGGACATCCTCTTCGGGAATATATCCTTCTGTGAGGGAACCGACATCACTGTCAGCATCGTAGTCGAACGATCCTGATCCGTATTTTTGGTTCAGTATCCGTGTCTGCAGAACTTCTTCACCGAGTCCGCCACGGATCTTCACGGCGTCAGCTTGACTTACCTGATCCAGATGATCAATCGCATCAACACCGTATTCTTCGTATAGATCACCGCCTCTATTGTTTTTGAACACTTTTTCAACTGCTTGTTCGTTCGACGAGAGCGTATTTTTCACCGACTGTGTACCATCGTCGTAGAACCGTCCGGTAACGGCAATATCTCCATCTGCACCCTCGATTCGGCCATAGGTGGCTGTTTCATGTCCGCCAGCTCGTCGCACGGTGGTATCCGAGTCGAACTTCGAGACACTGTTCAGCAGTTTCTGGCCATCATTTGCACCTAAACTGCTAACTCCCTTTGCAAGGAACCCTCTGCTTCTCGAGTCAATTTCTAGAGAAAGTATCTCATCGAGTTGTTCCTGATCCAGATCGCGAATGGCACGGTTCGTGTTGGCATCTCCTCGAACCAGCGTGCGTCCAAGTCGTTCCTGCCGTACTTCCGACAACGCGTCAACATCAGCATCCATTGCCCGCTGGTGACGCCAAAGCCTGTAGGCGCCACCAGCAGTGTCAGCTTGGCTCAGCATTGCCTCTGTGGCGTCTCCATCAGTCGCTAGCAGCACGCGTGCAGTCGCTCGTGCTTTCGCGGCGTCTTTTGTATCACTTGCTCGCGAGAGCGCTCGAGCAGCCTTCGTGTCGACGAGTTGGGAGCCAACCTTCTGGGCGCTGCTGGTTCCCTTGATCGCGCTCTTGGCGCTGTTCGCACCGGATCCGCCAAGTACAGTCTTCGCGAGGAAGCCTGTAGCGTACCCTTCATACCAGTTGACTTCGAACGTGTCGTACAACTCGGGATGCTCTTTCCCGTCGAGCGAGCCGTACGGATTATTGCGTACCTGCGTCTGCTCGACGTTCTGGGCGATCGCGGTGACCAACGTTTTACCTGCCCCGAGTCGCTCCTCTGCGACCAGTGCGATCAGCGCTCGTATCCCCTCGACGACGGCAGCAGGATCCTCGATGAGCTGTGAGACGTCCTGGAAGGCGACACCGAGACTTGAGGAAAAGCCTGAAATCGTACCGAATTCGCTGGCAACCGCCTGATCGATGAGCGTCCCGGTGTACAGACCGCCAGCAGCCTCGCTGTAGAAGTTCGCCCGCTGAACCCCAACAATCTGATGCGAATTGGCATTTGTGTCGCTACTCTCGAGGTAGATCGTCGTTCCGGCTGTCGTGTCACCGACGGACTCAGCAACGCTGCCAACGGTTTCGGCGCTCTTCGATCCAAACGAGATGAACGTCGATTTGACACTGCTGGTGTCAATGTCGGTTTCCGATTCGGTGAATTCTTCGGTGAACTTGAGCGTGTCGTAGACGTCTACCTTCCCGCCGTAGGTTTCCGTTCGCTCCTCGTTTCCATCCTTTATTAGGACTGCGCGGTCGACGCCTGCCGGGTCATGGATGTGGACGTTGACCCAGTACGTGGTATCAAGACTGCGCTCAGGAATCTGATAGCCTGACTGCTGGATGTCTATTTCCGGTGGCTGAGCGTCATACAGCGTTGGATCGCCAGCATTCTCGAGTTCGTCCTCGTCGTCGATGCCGTCACCGTCGGTATCACGAGCTGTCGGATCTGTTGCGAGCTCGCGCTCACGACCATCGTCGAGACCGTCTCCGTCGGTATCGGCCGCTAATGGATCAGAGTAGACTTCGTACGTCTTGTAGTGGTCATCGATCGCATCTGGGTTCTCACCACTGGTTTCGAGGACCGCGTTTGTCGCGTCAGAGTCAGTCGTTTGAACGACGGTCGTCGATTCGTGTGTCTCAGTGTAGTCGTCGACGCCATCACCGTCAGAATCGACCTTCGATGGGTCACTTCGAAGCTCGTAGTAGGTGTAGTTGTATTGCTGCCCATTGCGGTCGATATCGACGGTGACTCTGCGCTCGATTTCTTCACCATCATCAAGGCCATCACCGTCGGTGTCGGCAGCATACGGATCAGTGTCGACGTACTCCGCCCATCCGGTTCGGACCCCCGTCTTTTCAACGCTATCTGGTAACCCGTCGCCGTCGGTGTCGAGTCCATCAGTTGCGTTTTCAGCGACTCGGGAGAATACCTCGGGGAGATCGTCCGCACCGTCGACGAAGTGATATTCGCCGTCAGTCTCATCTGCAATCCGTTTCAGCTTCGATTCATCTGCCGAGCCAAACCCGATCGTGTAGATTGTGATGTTCCGCTCGGCAGCCGCCTCTGCCTCGCTGATGCCGCCGCTTCCGACACCGTCAGTGAGCAGGATCGAGACCTTTGCACGTGAGTCGTTGCTCTCCGCATCGAAGTGGTCATTCGCTTCCTGGAGGCCCGCGCCGATATTCGTTCCACCGCTCGCACCGAGGCGGTCAATACTGCTGTTGACGGCGTCGAAGTCCCCGGACAGATCCTGTGTAACGCTGGCGTAGCTATCGAAATCGACGACGCCGGCTCGATCGCCATCGATGAGTGCACTGACGAACCGCTTCGCGGCGTCTTTCCGGTACCCGTATGGATCGTTCGACCCCATCGATCCCGACGTGTCGACAACGAACATCGTGTCGAGAGGCTGCGTCTCCGAGACGTTGTCATCGGTATCACCGTCTCCAGTCTCGGTTGCATCGAACTGGGCTACCCAGGTCGGGATGTGGAAGACGACGAAGGTAGAGAACTGCGTGGTCTCTCCGGTAATCGTTCCGTTCTGTGTGTCGACCGTCGAGGGCAGTGCCTCGAACGTCTGTGTTGTCTCGTTGAACCGGAATACCGCTAGTTCATCCGCATCGCCGTCATCGAGAACCGTGTCGTCGTATTCGACGGTGATGTTCGCCTGGTCGAACTCGCGTTCCGATCCAAGCTCGATAACTGGTGAGGCGCTGGCACTCTCGATACCGTTCGTTTCGAATCGATCCTCGTCGTTTGACTCGATCGTCACCCCGCTTGCAAGGTCGCCGATGCCTGTTATGTCGATATCAACGCCGAGAGACTCGTTGCTCGTACTCGTCGTGTGGGTGTCCTCGCCGTCATTGATGCCGTTTCCGTCAGAATCAGCCGTGAGTGGGTCCGTTCCGAGTCGAACCTCGACGCCATCGATCAGACCGTCATTGTCAGTGTCGGGATCGTGTGGGTCGGTTCCGATCTCGAGTTCGCGACTGTCGTTCAGTTCGTCTCGATCCTCGTCGGCTATGAGTGAATTAGTTCCCGCTTCATATTCCTCGTAGTTCGTCAATCCGTCATCGTCAGCATCCCATTCGGCATCATCGACACCGTCATCTCTGGTGTCGGCACTCGTCTGATCCAGCTCTGGATACTGGACTTCGAAGTGGTCTGGAAGGCCGTCACCGTCAGTGTCGGGCTCGAACGGATCCGTGTCGAATCGGCCCTCGTGGTAATTAGTGACGTTATCGTCGTCGAAGTCCTCGAGGCCGTCGATGACGCCGTTGTCACCGACATCTTCGTTGACTTTCGGTGAATCGCTGTCTGGGTGTTGCGGATCGGTCCCGACTATTTCGGTTTCGTACGTGTCTGGAAGCCCGTCGCCATCAAAGAGGACGGTGTCAGTGCCGACCTGAGGACCATCAGTCTTTCCAGATGGTGCGCCGTCAACTCCGCGATCATTTCCATTTTGATCTGCGTCCCCGCCCGCTTTCTGCTTCGACTTCCTGTTCCGATCATCTTCGTCCTCTGAGATAGGATCCACGACTTCGACTTCGACGGATGTAATCTGCTCGTCAAGCGTCACATTCGTCGCGAATGTCGCGTTGGTGCGGCTATCGCTGGTTTCGATCGGGACGGTTTTTGTCTCGGTATCACCGATCGTTACCGTCGCCTCTGACAGTGTTTCCGGACGGACATCGAAAATGGTCCCTCGGATTTCTCCTTTGATCGATTCGGTCCCATTTCGCGGTGGATCACCGCGAGTCGTGATCGTTACCTCAGGCGATGTTGCGGCGTCAATCGCGTCGAGGGCCTTCGTTGCCTGTACCCAGGCAATTCGATACTGTTGAATTGCGCTCGCCTGTTCGTCGAAGTCATCTCCGTCAGCAGCTTCGCTTCGTTCCTGTGCGCGCTCATATGCGCGTTCTGCGTTCTGGATGTGTGCCGTAGCACTCTGCTCAACGCCTGTATGAAGGTCTTCTTGGGTGTGGTTGAGTGCCCACGTAGCCTCTGCAATCCGTTCTGCTGCAGTTTCGTTGTCTGCAGAGACAATGAGATGCGCTGCCAGAACCCGCTGTTCGTCAGCTTCTGGCTCGCCAGACAGGGCTAACGAGTCGACGGCTGCCGCAGAGTGATTAAACGATGCTGGGTCCGAAATGTGCGCTGAGCCGTCTGTATATTCGATCGAATCGTTGAGGTGAGCCAGTGCCTCTTCGTCAGTTTCAGCATCTAATTCTGAACTATTCGTGAGAATGAATCGCGCCCATGTCTTCTGAAGCACGGGATCTCCTTCAGTTAACGTATCGACCTCATCGCGTTCTAAGATCGACGTAGCTAGCTGATCATCACCGGTTCTCTGGTCTATAGCCCCAGACGAAGATTCCATAGCGAAAACGGGAGCTATCGTTCCCGTTACCATTAGGATGGAAAAGACGATTGCCAGCAACCCCTTCCGAGTTAGTACCGATCTTCTCTCATTCATGTTATATGAAAATCAGATATAACTAACATATTATAATACTTTCTATTGTTAAAGAGAAAATCAAATAGGCTAATATCTACTGTATTAGGACGCCGTCTAACCGCTTTTGGGCGACGTGCTTACACACTGTAGTCGATTCTGACCTGTAGCCCGGAGTTACAGTCGGCGGTCGGCGAGTTTCTTGACGGGGTATTGGGGAACACTGAGCGTATGAAAGCGGAGCTAGAAAGCGCAGAGTTCGGAACGTTCGAGGTGCTATCCGTGAGCCTGAACTACAACTATTCTGAAAGATCTCCCGAACGGACACTTCGTCAACGAGCACGAAGAGCATCTCGCACTCTCAGTTGGCGAGGTATCGAGCAACTAGGACGATTGGAAGGACCGGGATCACCAACCCTGTCACGACGAGGATGACGACGACGATCGCTTTCTCGAGCTGACTCGAGTCGTCCCAGACTGAGCGTGACAGGCTATCGATTCCTTCCGCGGTTCGCTGTACGAGTCCAGCCATATCAAAAATATAACGCAGCAGATGAGTGTAAATCTTCGTTCGTCAGAAAGAGATAGTACTCAAAATTGAGATATACTCTCGTTGACTAAATCTTAGATCTCAACGCTCAACTGAATATTCCTCGATTCTCCCAGTAGAGATACAATATGAACGTTGATATCCCGATGATTAGCTCGGAAAGCGTGTTCACTGTCATCGAGGTCAGTACTACAGGGTCGTCCAACCCAGACTCAAGACTGCATCTTTGACTTTGATCACTCTCGAGGATTACTGAGGTTCTGCATTGGACCCGCGCATCGTGGACAAGTCAGCGTATGCTCAGCTCTAACCCGATGGCTACACACTACACATTCGCACAGGTTCGTGGGAATATTGACCATAATTTATTGTTTCTTGTAGTTTCCCCTACGCGTTCTACGTAAATAAAAGAATTGTTGGCGGAACTGTTCGATTCGGCCCCACTGGACGGTCAAAACTTGCGGCGTGCTGATCAGGACTGAGCCGAGAGCGTCTAATGCCGAGGAGGCAACGGCCAAGTCGGTTCTCGGGCGGGTTCGATAAACGAGTATCCAACCAAGATCTATCGCACACCAGCCGCTCAGAAGGAATAAGAGCTGGTCTATCGATCTATCGCAAAAAGGCGGATTAGGGGTGGGGATTGGGGACTCTCGTTCTCTCAATCAACGTTCGAATTCCGCCAGGGGGGATTGGGAGTGCGATGGATGATGGCAGCTCCGCTATGGTTGCACGGGAGCGGCCGTACCTGGCGTGGTCACGTGCCGGTAGGAGCACGTGACGTCTACCTATCTGGTCCGGTTTCATATTAACCGGCGAGCTCGATCCCAGTGTGTGGGAATGGCACTGCCAGTTCTGAGGGGTAATAGTAGACCGACCAGATCACTCGTTTTCAAAGACCTCAGCAGTCTCCTCGGCCAACTCACTCGCTTCGATATGGGCGTACATCTGTGATGTGGTCCGCGGGTCGGCGTGGCGAAGCACTCGTTGTGCTGCAGCCGCGCCGTGCTCGCGATAGATCGCCTCACCGACGCCACGCCTCGCACCGTGCGGTTTCAGGTACTCGCCGTCGACGTCGAGATCAGCGTCTTCGCATAGCCGTTTCAGGACTGATCGGCCACCGTTCGTCGAGAGAGGCGGCGGAACTCCTCCGTGTTTCCGTTATAACTCCAAGGTTCACCCGCAGATGGATCGGCGCCGTCCGAGGGATTGCTATACAGCGACGGCGCATGGCTCGAGACAAAGATCGGCCACTCTGAAGATGATGGATTGAGTGCCTTCTCAAGCCTCTCGATCGATCCGTGTGCCTGTGGCGGGAGTTGGACCTCCTCATGTTGCTAGTTCTTCCCCAGGACGTAGAGCTGGTTGTTTTCGAAATCGACATCCTTCCACCACAGCCCGTTCTGGCAGTCGTCTCGAGGATCACTGAGGACTTCGCCGCTTGCATGATAGCCAATTCCAAGAACTGCCCGCTCGTTGACTAGACACTGCTTTAAAGACAATTGATCACAGTTACTACCAGGTATAGTATTTTATGTTATGATCTATAATGTATTGTAACGATGACCGATAAACAAAGCGATAGTACTTTGAGCGAAAGGTGGAGTGCAGACGATCTGAAAGACGTCCATTCTTTACCGTCCGATATCGGTCGGCGGGCATTCCTCCAATTGACGAGTGTGGGGGCAGTAACCGCTCTCGGAACTGGTAGCGGAGTAGCCGCAAGTTCGGACGCGCCGAATACGAAGACGCGTCTGACTTGGTGGACCCAAACGGACCGCGAGAACGCCCGACGTAATATCCAGCAGTACGGCTGGGCGAAACAGCGCCGTGACCAAGCCGTTCAGACGGCAGACGCCTACCTCGAGGAGTATAGCATGGGCGACCTGTGGAACGTGGTCGCCGGCCAGCGCGTCCCCCGCGAAGCGGGTACGAGGCGCGTCCGTGATCTTATGGGCGGGACGTCGTCGTCCGGGACCGATCGGCCCTGGAAGATAGCAACGGACAGTGGGTACATCATGCCGACGAACGACTTCGCGGCGTACCGCCAGAGCGGTCTCAATAACAAGGGAACATTCGATCCCACCCTGGCCGACGATCAGTACCTCGTCAACGAAGAGTATCCGGACAAACCCGATGACTGGGGCGTCGATGACGGTTACGGATGGGTCGATGAGGGTGGAGAATTCGGCAACGAAGGCGAGACACTCCACTTTATCGCATTCTACAACCACTGGTTCCGCTGGCGAGGGGTGATCCAGGACATGATTCAGACGTTCTCCGATGCCTACCTCTTCACCGGAGACACCAAGTACGCACGCGCCGGAACGGTGTTGCTAGATCGTATTGCCGATATTTATCCCGACATGCAAATTGCCGCCTATCCCACGCCGGAGTATCACAACATCACCGGTGGTCGCGAGACGGGTAAAATTCTTGGTTCCCTCTGGGAAGACCAACTCATTCCAGACTTTCTCAAGAGCTATGACGCGTACTACCCAGCACAAGACGACCAGCAGTTACTCAATTTCCTCGACAAGAAAACGGAGGAGTATCCAGGTCTTGGGTGCAAGGATACGGCCGGATACATCAGAAAGAACATCGAGGACGGGCTATTCAGACAAATCCTACCAGCCGTCAAGAACACCCACATTGTTGTCGAGAGTGGTGCACGAGACGTGTTGGCCCTCTCGGCGCGGATCCTAGACGAACCGAACGGGTATACGGATCGAGCCCTCGAATTCCTCTTACAGCCAGGCAATATTGAATACACCGGCAGCGACGGTGATGACGAGTCGAGCGAGTGGACCACGACTGGGGGGGACGTTCTCCCCTGGTTACTCAGACATGTCGACCGAGACGGCTATCGGGAAGAAGCGGGGCCACACTACAACTCACTCGGTCAGGGCGTGTTCACGAATTTGGCGAATATCCTCAAAGGATATGACGTCTACGAAGGTGCAGATCTCTGGGAACATCCGAAACTCTACACCTTCTCGCAACAAAACATCGATCTCGTCTTACTCGATCAACTGACGCCGGATATTGGCGACGATGAAACCAGGTACATGAACTACAACTTGAACACCGAGACGATCCAGAGTGCGTTCCAAGCCTACGGTGATTCGCTATTCGCCCAGACCTACTTCTTCCTGAACGGCTACACGACCGCTGGT
Proteins encoded in this window:
- a CDS encoding PadR family transcriptional regulator; amino-acid sequence: MDDLTGFQRDLLYVIAGADEPSGQDIKEEIEGYYESEINHGRLYPNLDTLVNKELVEKGELDRRTNYYAINDAGEDVIQERREWENQYVNV
- a CDS encoding VWA domain-containing protein — its product is MESSSGAIDQRTGDDQLATSILERDEVDTLTEGDPVLQKTWARFILTNSSELDAETDEEALAHLNDSIEYTDGSAHISDPASFNHSAAAVDSLALSGEPEADEQRVLAAHLIVSADNETAAERIAEATWALNHTQEDLHTGVEQSATAHIQNAERAYERAQERSEAADGDDFDEQASAIQQYRIAWVQATKALDAIDAATSPEVTITTRGDPPRNGTESIKGEIRGTIFDVRPETLSEATVTIGDTETKTVPIETSDSRTNATFATNVTLDEQITSVEVEVVDPISEDEDDRNRKSKQKAGGDADQNGNDRGVDGAPSGKTDGPQVGTDTVLFDGDGLPDTYETEIVGTDPQHPDSDSPKVNEDVGDNGVIDGLEDFDDDNVTNYHEGRFDTDPFEPDTDGDGLPDHFEVQYPELDQTSADTRDDGVDDAEWDADDDGLTNYEEYEAGTNSLIADEDRDELNDSRELEIGTDPHDPDTDNDGLIDGVEVRLGTDPLTADSDGNGINDGEDTHTTSTSNESLGVDIDITGIGDLASGVTIESNDEDRFETNGIESASASPVIELGSEREFDQANITVEYDDTVLDDGDADELAVFRFNETTQTFEALPSTVDTQNGTITGETTQFSTFVVFHIPTWVAQFDATETGDGDTDDNVSETQPLDTMFVVDTSGSMGSNDPYGYRKDAAKRFVSALIDGDRAGVVDFDSYASVTQDLSGDFDAVNSSIDRLGASGGTNIGAGLQEANDHFDAESNDSRAKVSILLTDGVGSGGISEAEAAAERNITIYTIGFGSADESKLKRIADETDGEYHFVDGADDLPEVFSRVAENATDGLDTDGDGLPDSVEKTGVRTGWAEYVDTDPYAADTDGDGLDDGEEIERRVTVDIDRNGQQYNYTYYELRSDPSKVDSDGDGVDDYTETHESTTVVQTTDSDATNAVLETSGENPDAIDDHYKTYEVYSDPLAADTDGDGLDDGRERELATDPTARDTDGDGIDDEDELENAGDPTLYDAQPPEIDIQQSGYQIPERSLDTTYWVNVHIHDPAGVDRAVLIKDGNEERTETYGGKVDVYDTLKFTEEFTESETDIDTSSVKSTFISFGSKSAETVGSVAESVGDTTAGTTIYLESSDTNANSHQIVGVQRANFYSEAAGGLYTGTLIDQAVASEFGTISGFSSSLGVAFQDVSQLIEDPAAVVEGIRALIALVAEERLGAGKTLVTAIAQNVEQTQVRNNPYGSLDGKEHPELYDTFEVNWYEGYATGFLAKTVLGGSGANSAKSAIKGTSSAQKVGSQLVDTKAARALSRASDTKDAAKARATARVLLATDGDATEAMLSQADTAGGAYRLWRHQRAMDADVDALSEVRQERLGRTLVRGDANTNRAIRDLDQEQLDEILSLEIDSRSRGFLAKGVSSLGANDGQKLLNSVSKFDSDTTVRRAGGHETATYGRIEGADGDIAVTGRFYDDGTQSVKNTLSSNEQAVEKVFKNNRGGDLYEEYGVDAIDHLDQVSQADAVKIRGGLGEEVLQTRILNQKYGSGSFDYDADSDVGSLTEGYIPEEDVPYDFGSSQTGVDSLAIDSDGNLVVIETKVRGKNTNVVRSDLENTNNGQQLSEDWIEQKMDDLGQNADTAEKRAFLQALEDQGVITTMRNGDRVDVRVNQDKIKTEFVAYQDASVSDNLANADSLRNPSDSTLPTVDSVEVVKIGDTFTVS
- a CDS encoding rubrerythrin-like domain-containing protein, producing MVNIPTNLCECVVCSHRVRAEHTLTCPRCAGPMQNLSNPRE